In Vitis riparia cultivar Riparia Gloire de Montpellier isolate 1030 chromosome 19, EGFV_Vit.rip_1.0, whole genome shotgun sequence, the following proteins share a genomic window:
- the LOC117908267 gene encoding uncharacterized protein LOC117908267, whose amino-acid sequence MPFRLKNASAIYQRLMTKNFKPLIGRIVEVYIDDIVIKSETQAKHAQHLEEAFHLMRAYNMKLNPAKCAFGISTRKFLGFMVTQRGIEVNLAQVKAILETPAPNNKKELQRLTGHFVALGCFIACFIDKLRLFFLTLRGASMFGCTDECEQTFEACRLVSSDMRQRTKARLLCEQGNEYEAVLAELDLALTLAATKLEIRNDSQLIIRQIQREYEAKDECMARYLAMCLNEPEAKYVLAKLHEGVCGNHLGKRTLAHRTYTQGYYWPTMKQDAEKAMSRDVIGVKDTYPFPMHLLKLSTCSQVLGHLHNGEWT is encoded by the exons atgccattcAGACTCAAGAATGCTAGTGCTATCTACCAAAGGCTGATGACGAAAAATTTTAAGCCTTTGATTGGTCGAATTGTGGAAGTCTACATTGACGACATTGTTATAAAGAGCGAAACCCAAGCTAAGCACGCTCAGCACCTAGAAGAAGCATTCCATTTGATGCGAGCATATAACATGAAGCTCAATCCAGCTAAGTGTGCTTTTGGCATCAGCACGAGGaagtttctagggtttatggTAACCCAAAGAGGAATTGAAGTTAATCTGGCTCAAGTGAAAGCCATCCTCGAAACACCCGCTCCAAACAATAAGAAAGAGTTACAGCGCCTCACGGGTCATTTTGTAGCTTTGGGATGTTTCATAGCCTGTTTCATAGACAAGCTGAGGCTTTTCTTCCTCACACTCAGGGGAGCAAGCATGTTCGGTTGTACTGATGAATGTGAGCAGACATTCGAAGCA TGCCGTCTTGTTTCATCAGATATGAGACAAAGAACAAAAGCTCGTCTACTATGTGAGCAAGGCAATG AATATGAAGCTGTCCTAGCCGAGCTAGATCTTGCCCTAACGCTGGCTGCAACCAAGTTGGAAATCAGGAACGACTCTCAGCTAATTATCAGACAGATTCAGCGAGAGTATGAAGCAAAGGATGAATGCATGGCTCGCTACCTCGCCATG TGTTTGAACGAGCCAGAAGCCAAATATGTCCTAGCTAAACTCCATGAAGGCGTATGCGGCAATCACCTAGGCAAACGAACTTTGGCACATCGCACTTACACACAAGGGTACTATTGGCCCACAATGAAGCAGGATGCTGAAAAAGCTATGTCAAGagatgtgatcggtgtcaaagacACGTACCCATTCCCCATGCACCTTCTGAAGCTCTCAACCTGTTCACAAGTCCTTGGTCATTTGCATAATGGGGAATGGACATAG